GTTTATGTCAGTTGATCCTAATGGGGCAGCAAATGGTATATCATCATCAATAACCGTTGGCTTGTTGTTTATGTTTATACTATACTCTCCGGATCCTGTATATGAATTAACAGCTATATAATATGTCCCAGTTTTTTCAACAGGAAGGGAAACATATTCTTCTGAAATAGTACTAAATAATTCTCTAAGCGGGGTGTCATAGTAAACATCTGTTGCGTTTGTATCATAGATACTATAGTCAAAATCTGTCCCGGCAGGACCGTTAAAACTGAAATTGTAGGTTTTCCCTGCTTCGAGATTAACTGCCCATATATCTTTGTAATCATTCATTTCATCAAGTGATCCGGTTACACTATTTGATTGCATCATCACACCTGGAATCTTGTCATCAAATATATATTTTACTGAATTGGATTTCACTGACTCTAAGTTCTTGTAACCAACAGCCGTAACAGTATATTCATATGTTTTTCCAACCTCAGCTGTGTTATCAATGTAATACGTATCCGGTGTGCCACCTAGTAATGTGTAACTTGTTTGGCCGCTTTCTTTTCTATAAATATTATACGAGTTGGCCATTTCATTGAAGTCCCAATAAAGAGTTGGAGCGTTGATATAATCATCGTAATAAACCTGAACATTAGTTGGTGCTTCAGGTGGAGTTAAATTTTCCTTAACGATTAATTTATCGACATTAATTGAAGTTCCACTCTTACGTGCTTTTGGATCACGTTTTCCTGTCCAAACAATCGACATATTATGTTTACCATATGAGAGTGTTTTCTTAAATATGGTTTGCTGGTTTTGAACTGTGTCCGCATATAGTGATACGGTTCCCATATCTTTTCCGTCAATATAAATCTGGGCTATTCCTTGAGTATTATCTTTAGAGCCGACCCATTCAAGTTCATTTCCAACAAAGGTGAAATCAAATTGTCCATTCGTGTTAATTTGGTGGATCGAATTTCCTGAATAGGATGAACCTGTTTTCGTATTCCAATTACCATAGTATCTAATTGCTGTAGAATCGTCTTGGTATTCACCAGGGCCATTACCAATTGCTGACGTTAACGTATAAGAACCTGCTCCGGCATACGCATAAACGTCGATATAGTACTCACCTGAATAATCAGCTGTAAATAGGATTTTTTCTGTAGAAGTACCTACATTTTCTGAATGCTCCAGCATATACACTGATTCAGTTACAGTTTCTGCCCCTTGATCATAAAGGTACAAATCAAAGTCAGTTCCAGTATCACCTGTTAAGGCGAGTTCAACCGATTCTCCTCCTTCAAGAAACACAGAATATACATCATCCGTATCTTCTTGTGAATCGAGTGTTCCCTCAGTCACATCCTGTTCTAGTGCCACTCCTGGAATATCGTTATCAAGATCTGCAGGATCAAAATTCAATGCATTATTTGCATTTACTTTTTTCCCATTGGATACCCAATAATTTAAAGAAGGTAACTCATCACCTGTAAACATTAGAACATCTTTAATTTGATTGGCAGTATAAGAAGACTGTGCACCCATGAGCAATGCTGCAACACCCGTTACATGTGGTGCTGCCATTGAAGTACCATCATAATATGCGTATGCATTATCATAGCTTTGATCTCCAGGATAAACGAGATCTACCTTTGTTAAGCTCTCATTATTACTTTTAACAAAATCTGCATATGGAACAAAATCAAGTTGGTATTGTGATCCATCGTAAATGGTAGAAGATACGCCTTTAGCCGTTATTCCTGAATCTCCTTCACCAATAAAGGAAAGACCTAGTGTATCTTGTGCAAATGTGCTGAATTCATTTCTAAATAAAAGATCTTGCCCGCTTAATAAAAGCCCCTTTTGCCCACTGTTTAAATAACTTTGTAATGAATTTAAATCACTATCAGTAAGTGTTGATGTATATTCACTTCCTAATGCATCACCGGAAAACCAAATGACAATATCGTAATTTTGTAGGGTGCCAGCGTCTGGACCGCTAAAATCAGTAGAAACTGTCCATGTAGTATATGATAATCCAGCATTGTTTAATAAACTTTGGTATTCAGCAAGATAATTAGGATTGTAATAATAACCACTGTTTGACTCATCGTCTTGGACTAATAGTATTTTTGAACTAGGAGTGGCTCCAAAGTACTGCATCGCTTTATTAAATGCACCTTGTCTGTCTCCGTCAATAATATTTTCAAAGCCAAAACCATTAAATATTGCTTTATAATTCATAATTGGATTATATATTTCAGCGGCAGCACCGAATTCAACTCTTTTTGGAACAGTACTTAAGATACTAGTACCAGGAGCCGCAATATCAACTGAATATTGGCCATAATTAGAGAAATTAGCTAAATATCCATTACTATCATGAGCTGCGACGGAAATGATATTCGGACTATTAAAGCTTGCAGGGAAAGTAGGATTGTAATCGTTGTTCATTCCTTCATTTCCTGCTGCAGCAACAAATAACATATTAGAATTGTTGATTGCATTCTCTAGTGCATAATCATATTCACTGCTACCCCAACTGCTATTCGAAATTTTTACTCCCATTGTAGTGGCATATTGTATTGCTTCAATTGCATCAGATGTATAACCACTTCCATCTGGACCAATAAATTTAAGAGGCATAATTTTTACATTTGGAGCAATGCCTGAAATTCCAATGTTATTATTTATCTCCCCAGCAATAGTTCCAGCCACGTGTGTTCCGTGATCGTCAAAATCTTGTGGATCAAAGACTGAATTATCATAATGGTAGAAATCCCAGCCGTTTATGTCATCGATATAGCCGTTATAGTCATCATCGATTCCATTATTAGCAATTTCGTTGGAATTTGTCCAAATTTTGTTTTTTAAGTCTGGGTGATTAATGTCGATCCCTGTATCAATAACTGCTACAACGACATTTTCTTTATTTGTATTTGCATTGAAGGTATCAAGAGCTTCAGGATAATCAATGTCAATATCGTCTGTTCCATATTCCCCTGTGTTATGTAATCCCCATAAATTTCCAAACATTGGATCGTTGGGAATGCTAGAAGTATAGTATTTGTAGTTTGGTTGTACGAAAACTACCGATGGATCATTTTTAAGGTCTTTTACTAAACTTTCAACCTTTTTATCTTTCGGGACTTTTACTACTTCAGCCCCAATAGATGATAATTTTTTCGTTGTTTTTAAAGAGTGTTTGTCTCGAAGTTTTTGTGCAGAAGCCTTTGTTTTAAACTTAATAATTACTTCATCTGTTGCAAATTTTTCTCGTTGTTCGTTTAAAGCGGCAAATTTTTGAGTTTCTCTAGTTTTGCTTTGTGAGGATTTTGTTGATGCTGTTTTATCAGTACTTTTTACTGTAGCCTTCGCAGTGGAACTCTTTTCTAGTTCACTTTTTCTAACTTTGGTACTTT
The DNA window shown above is from Bacillus sp. T3 and carries:
- a CDS encoding S8 family serine peptidase — its product is MFRKKTRRYLVSILAFLLLFSTVLTNVGMAASKDEKSSTYLSKKDKITKTADQRKLSTEKTLKKQGLIKQTPSTVTKQVENKSTKVRKSELEKSSTAKATVKSTDKTASTKSSQSKTRETQKFAALNEQREKFATDEVIIKFKTKASAQKLRDKHSLKTTKKLSSIGAEVVKVPKDKKVESLVKDLKNDPSVVFVQPNYKYYTSSIPNDPMFGNLWGLHNTGEYGTDDIDIDYPEALDTFNANTNKENVVVAVIDTGIDINHPDLKNKIWTNSNEIANNGIDDDYNGYIDDINGWDFYHYDNSVFDPQDFDDHGTHVAGTIAGEINNNIGISGIAPNVKIMPLKFIGPDGSGYTSDAIEAIQYATTMGVKISNSSWGSSEYDYALENAINNSNMLFVAAAGNEGMNNDYNPTFPASFNSPNIISVAAHDSNGYLANFSNYGQYSVDIAAPGTSILSTVPKRVEFGAAAEIYNPIMNYKAIFNGFGFENIIDGDRQGAFNKAMQYFGATPSSKILLVQDDESNSGYYYNPNYLAEYQSLLNNAGLSYTTWTVSTDFSGPDAGTLQNYDIVIWFSGDALGSEYTSTLTDSDLNSLQSYLNSGQKGLLLSGQDLLFRNEFSTFAQDTLGLSFIGEGDSGITAKGVSSTIYDGSQYQLDFVPYADFVKSNNESLTKVDLVYPGDQSYDNAYAYYDGTSMAAPHVTGVAALLMGAQSSYTANQIKDVLMFTGDELPSLNYWVSNGKKVNANNALNFDPADLDNDIPGVALEQDVTEGTLDSQEDTDDVYSVFLEGGESVELALTGDTGTDFDLYLYDQGAETVTESVYMLEHSENVGTSTEKILFTADYSGEYYIDVYAYAGAGSYTLTSAIGNGPGEYQDDSTAIRYYGNWNTKTGSSYSGNSIHQINTNGQFDFTFVGNELEWVGSKDNTQGIAQIYIDGKDMGTVSLYADTVQNQQTIFKKTLSYGKHNMSIVWTGKRDPKARKSGTSINVDKLIVKENLTPPEAPTNVQVYYDDYINAPTLYWDFNEMANSYNIYRKESGQTSYTLLGGTPDTYYIDNTAEVGKTYEYTVTAVGYKNLESVKSNSVKYIFDDKIPGVMMQSNSVTGSLDEMNDYKDIWAVNLEAGKTYNFSFNGPAGTDFDYSIYDTNATDVYYDTPLRELFSTISEEYVSLPVEKTGTYYIAVNSYTGSGEYSININNKPTVIDDDIPFAAPLGSTDINDFLDPYDRDDVYSVELGKGDTITLNLSSTATNGSDLDLYLYGPNATTVNYESMNYVPEVAFSNNFDTSTETITYTAEQAGKYYIDVNLSYGSGPYKLSVNIKKASSGGTIITKVDDSDTNIIYGGTWSKTTGSQYFNGTLKYTNVIGNSFEYSFTGTGIRWIATKKAMYGIADVYIDNQLITQVDLYSRYRF